The Juglans microcarpa x Juglans regia isolate MS1-56 chromosome 2S, Jm3101_v1.0, whole genome shotgun sequence genome has a window encoding:
- the LOC121253241 gene encoding endoglucanase 11-like isoform X2 — MEEGIKKEQHHCTEAPKILRFAHSWCLLLSLFAISTGARAFDYADALRKSLLYFESQRSGRLPYNQRVTWRDHSGLTDGLEQGVDLVGGYYDAGDHVKFGLPMAFTVTMLSWGVIEFRKQIAVAGELEHAMEAIKWGTDYFIKAHTSPNVLWAEVGDGDTDHYCWQRPEDMTTSRQAYKIDENNPGSDLAGETAAAMAAASIVFKGTNPHYSHLLLHHAHQLLMEEKHKEHAHILEQYRSKAEYYICACLGLNENNGSNVERTPGGLLYIRQWNNMQYVSTAAFLLTVYSDYLQNSNQNLKCHGKMVGHEEILNFAKSQIDYILGSNPMSMSYLVGYGSNYPTRVHHRGASIVSYREHKGFIGCTQGYDHWFSRQEPNSNVLVGALVGGPDSQDVFVDHRHNYMQTEACTYNTAPLVGVLAKLLHLEDLSFDQNHSSPLVASY; from the exons ATGGAGGAAGGGATTAAGAAAGAGCAACACCATTGTACTGAAGCTCCAAAAATTCTCAGATTTGCACATAGCTGGTGCCTTCTACTCTCCCTTTTTGCCATTTCAACCGGTGCTCGGGCTTTCGATTATGCAGATGCTCTCAGAAAGAGTCTGCTCTACTTCGAATCTCAACGCTCCGGCCGGCTACCGTACAACCAAAGGGTCACTTGGCGTGATCATTCTGGACTCACTGATGGCCTGGAACAAGGA GTGGACTTGGTGGGTGGATATTACGATGCCGGTGACCACGTAAAGTTTGGGCTGCCAATGGCATTCACCGTGACAATGCTCTCGTGGGGAGTCATAGAATTCCGTAAACAAATTGCAGTTGCCGGAGAATTGGAGCATGCCATGGAAGCCATTAAGTGGGGCACAGATTACTTCATAAAAGCACACACTAGTCCAAATGTATTATGGGCAGAG GTGGGCGATGGCGACACCGACCACTATTGCTGGCAGCGGCCGGAGGACATGACGACCTCGCGGCAAGCCTACAAGATCGACGAGAACAATCCTGGGTCGGATCTAGCCGGAGAGACGGCCGCAGCCATGGCAGCTGCATCAATAGTGTTCAAGGGAACAAATCCACATTACTCACACCTACTCCTTCACCATGCCCATCAG TTGCTCATGGAAGAAAAGCACAAGGAGCATGCTCACATACTCGAACAATACCGATCAAAGGCCGAATACTACATCTGCGCTTGCCTTGGCCTCAACGAGAACAACGGCAGCAACGTGGAACGCACACCAGGGGGGCTCTTATACATCCGCCAATGGAACAACATGCAATACGTTTCAACAGCAGCTTTCCTTCTCACCGTATACTCCGACTACCTCCAAAACtcaaaccaaaatctcaaatgcCATGGAAAAATGGTAGGCCATGAAGAAATCCTCAATTTTGCAAAGTCACAGATTGATTATATCTTGGGCTCTAACCCGATGAGCATGAGCTATTTGGTTGGGTATGGCTCGAATTACCCCACAAGAGTGCACCACAGGGGTGCCTCAATTGTGTCCTACAGAGAGCACAAGGGTTTTATTGGGTGCACCCAAGGGTATGATCATTGGTTCAGCAGACAGGAGCCTAACTCCAATGTTCTGGTTGGGGCATTGGTGGGAGGACCAGATTCCCAAGATGTCTTTGTCGACCACAGGCACAATTATATGCAGACCGAGGCCTGCACATATAATACAGCACCATTGGTTGGAGTTTTGGCCAAGTTGTTGCATTTGGAGGACCTAAGTTTTGATCAAAATCATAGCTCGCCTTTGGTTGCTTCTTACTAA
- the LOC121253241 gene encoding endoglucanase 11-like isoform X1, with protein sequence MEEGIKKEQHHCTEAPKILRFAHSWCLLLSLFAISTGARAFDYADALRKSLLYFESQRSGRLPYNQRVTWRDHSGLTDGLEQGVDLVGGYYDAGDHVKFGLPMAFTVTMLSWGVIEFRKQIAVAGELEHAMEAIKWGTDYFIKAHTSPNVLWAEVGDGDTDHYCWQRPEDMTTSRQAYKIDENNPGSDLAGETAAAMAAASIVFKGTNPHYSHLLLHHAHQLFAFGDKYRGKYDVSVGVVKNYYASVSGFKDELLWAALWLYKATDNEEYLKYVVDKADTFGGIGWAITEFSWDVKYAGLQVIASKLLMEEKHKEHAHILEQYRSKAEYYICACLGLNENNGSNVERTPGGLLYIRQWNNMQYVSTAAFLLTVYSDYLQNSNQNLKCHGKMVGHEEILNFAKSQIDYILGSNPMSMSYLVGYGSNYPTRVHHRGASIVSYREHKGFIGCTQGYDHWFSRQEPNSNVLVGALVGGPDSQDVFVDHRHNYMQTEACTYNTAPLVGVLAKLLHLEDLSFDQNHSSPLVASY encoded by the exons ATGGAGGAAGGGATTAAGAAAGAGCAACACCATTGTACTGAAGCTCCAAAAATTCTCAGATTTGCACATAGCTGGTGCCTTCTACTCTCCCTTTTTGCCATTTCAACCGGTGCTCGGGCTTTCGATTATGCAGATGCTCTCAGAAAGAGTCTGCTCTACTTCGAATCTCAACGCTCCGGCCGGCTACCGTACAACCAAAGGGTCACTTGGCGTGATCATTCTGGACTCACTGATGGCCTGGAACAAGGA GTGGACTTGGTGGGTGGATATTACGATGCCGGTGACCACGTAAAGTTTGGGCTGCCAATGGCATTCACCGTGACAATGCTCTCGTGGGGAGTCATAGAATTCCGTAAACAAATTGCAGTTGCCGGAGAATTGGAGCATGCCATGGAAGCCATTAAGTGGGGCACAGATTACTTCATAAAAGCACACACTAGTCCAAATGTATTATGGGCAGAG GTGGGCGATGGCGACACCGACCACTATTGCTGGCAGCGGCCGGAGGACATGACGACCTCGCGGCAAGCCTACAAGATCGACGAGAACAATCCTGGGTCGGATCTAGCCGGAGAGACGGCCGCAGCCATGGCAGCTGCATCAATAGTGTTCAAGGGAACAAATCCACATTACTCACACCTACTCCTTCACCATGCCCATCAG TTGTTTGCGTTTGGAGACAAGTATAGAGGAAAGTACGATGTGAGCGTGGGTGTAGTGAAGAACTACTATGCGTCGGTGAGTGGGTTCAAGGATGAGTTGTTGTGGGCAGCTTTGTGGCTGTACAAAGCCACCGACAATGAAGAGTATTTGAAATACGTTGTTGACAAAGCTGATACCTTTGGCGGTATTGGATGGGCCATTACAGAGTTCAGCTGGGACGTTAAATATGCTGGCCTCCAAGTTATTGCATCAAAG TTGCTCATGGAAGAAAAGCACAAGGAGCATGCTCACATACTCGAACAATACCGATCAAAGGCCGAATACTACATCTGCGCTTGCCTTGGCCTCAACGAGAACAACGGCAGCAACGTGGAACGCACACCAGGGGGGCTCTTATACATCCGCCAATGGAACAACATGCAATACGTTTCAACAGCAGCTTTCCTTCTCACCGTATACTCCGACTACCTCCAAAACtcaaaccaaaatctcaaatgcCATGGAAAAATGGTAGGCCATGAAGAAATCCTCAATTTTGCAAAGTCACAGATTGATTATATCTTGGGCTCTAACCCGATGAGCATGAGCTATTTGGTTGGGTATGGCTCGAATTACCCCACAAGAGTGCACCACAGGGGTGCCTCAATTGTGTCCTACAGAGAGCACAAGGGTTTTATTGGGTGCACCCAAGGGTATGATCATTGGTTCAGCAGACAGGAGCCTAACTCCAATGTTCTGGTTGGGGCATTGGTGGGAGGACCAGATTCCCAAGATGTCTTTGTCGACCACAGGCACAATTATATGCAGACCGAGGCCTGCACATATAATACAGCACCATTGGTTGGAGTTTTGGCCAAGTTGTTGCATTTGGAGGACCTAAGTTTTGATCAAAATCATAGCTCGCCTTTGGTTGCTTCTTACTAA